A genomic stretch from Anomalospiza imberbis isolate Cuckoo-Finch-1a 21T00152 chromosome 9, ASM3175350v1, whole genome shotgun sequence includes:
- the KIF2C gene encoding kinesin-like protein KIF2C isoform X3 translates to MESRVYLNVHPGAVINIQRSSGLIHKATVKAVSAEHSCVTVEWSESGATKGKELDIKDVLAINPELLNLPPADVKENVPLQDNVTLQKQKRRTTLSKIPAPREAVTSNVSAHEQKIQAARGRSRMSAITEPQCGLQEDEMAVDPSTSLQTRKYLTVTAGRTRARGLDCVPEASLTSVNGNTENHLPAARTSSSVSPVRRRSNIVKEMEKMRTKREEKRAQISEIRIKRAQEFDSTCPNWEFARMIKAFRATLNCQPISMNDPIEEHRICVCVRKRPLNKQELQKKECDVVTVPSKCVLMVHEPKQKVDLTKYLETQTFRFDFSFDETSSNEMVYRFTARPLVETIFEGGKATCFAYGQTGSGKTHTMGGDLSGRNQNASKGIYAFASQDVFLLLNEPRYKSQNLEVYVTFFEIYNGKVFDLLNKKAKLRVLEDGKQQVQVVGLQERPVGCADDVIRMIMIGSACRTSGQTFANANSSRSHACFQIILRRKGQMIGKFSLVDLAGNERGADTSNADRQTRMEGAEINKSLLALKECIRALGQNKSHTPFRESKLTQVLRDSFIGANSRTCMIAMISPGMSSCEYTLNTLRYADRVKELSPHDGGGESQSQMETEEAETSTEGSGVQFNL, encoded by the exons ATGGAGTCTCGCGTCTACCTCAACGTCCATCCCGGTGCCGTTATTAACATCCAGCGGAGCAGCG GCTTAATCCATAAGGCAACGGTGAAGGCAGTGAGCGCGGAGCACTCCTGCGTGACCGTGGAGTGGTCTGAGAGCGGCGCCACTAAAGGCAAGGAG CTTGATATTAAAGATGTGCTTGCAATAAATCCTGAATTATTAAACCTACCTCCTGCGGATGTGAAAGAGAATGTTCCTTTGCAAGACAATGTAACTTTACAG aaacagaagcGTAGAACAACCCTTTCAAAAATTCCTGCTCCACGGGAAG CAGTCACATCTAATGTCTCTGCACATGAGCAGAAGATTCAAG CTGCGCGTGGCCGTTCCCGCATGTCTGCTATCACAGAACCCCAGTGCGGCCTCCAGGAAGATGAGATGGCAGTAGATCCCTCCACTTCTTTGCAAACCAGAAAATATTTGACAGTTACTG CTGGCCGAACCAGGGCTAGGGGGCTGGATTGTGTTCCAGAAGCCTCACTGACAAGTGTAAATGGAAATACAGAGAATCATCTGCCTGCTGCTAGAACGAGCTCTTCAGTGAGCCCAG TTCGAAGAAGATCTAACATTGTGAAAGAGATGGAGAAAATGAGAAccaagagagaagaaaagagagctCAAATTAGTGAAATCAGGATAAAACGAGCACAG GAGTTTGACAGCACCTGTCCAAACTGGGAGTTTGCACGTATGATCAAGGCATTCAGAGCAACTTTAAACTGCCAGCCGATATCTATGAATGATCCA ATAGAAGAGCACAGGATTTGTGTCTGTGTGAGAAAGCGCCCTCTCAATAAGCAAG AACTTCAAAAAAAGGAATGTGATGTGGTTACTGTTCCAAGCAAGTGTGTCCTGATGGTGCATGAGCCAAAGCAGAAAGTAGACCTAACAAAATACCTTGAAACCCAAACATTTAGATTTGACTTTTCATTTGATGAAACTTCTTCGAATGAAATGGTATACAG ATTCACTGCTAGACCTCTTGTAGAGACCATCTTTGAGGGTGGGAAGGCGACATGCTTTGCATATGGCCAGACAGGAAGTGGCAAGACGCAT ACTATGGGCGGAGACTTGTCTGGGAGAAACCAGAATGCCTCAAAGGGCATATATGCTTTTGCCT CACAAGATGTCTTCCTCCTCCTAAATGAGCCCAGGTACAAGAGTCAGAATCTGGAAGTCTATGTGACTTTCTTTGAAATATACAATGGAAAA GTGTTTGACCTCTTGAATAAGAAGGCCAAACTTCGAGTCCTGGAGGATGGCAAGCAACAGGTCCAGGTCGTTGGTCTCCAAGAAAGACCAGTTGGCTGTGCTGATGATGTCATCAGAATGATCATGATTGGCAGTGCCTGCAG GACATCTGGGCAGACTTTTGCAAATGCCAACTCTTCACGGTCACACGCCTGCTTCCAAATCATACTGCGCCGAAAAGGACAAATGATTGGCAAGTTTTCCTTGGTGGATCTGGCAGGAAATGAAAGGGGTGCAGACACATCTAATGCTGATCGGCAGACACGGATGGAAGGTGCTGAAATCAATAAGAGCTTGCTGGCTTTGAAG GAGTGCATCCGAGCTTTAGGGCAGAACAAGTCTCATACCCCCTTTCGGGAGAGCAAGCTGACACAGGTGCTAAGAGACTCTTTCATAGGAGCAAACTCCAGGACCTGCATG
- the RPS8 gene encoding small ribosomal subunit protein eS8, with amino-acid sequence MGISRDNWHKRRKTGGKRKPYHKKRKYELGRPPANTKIGPRRIHTVRVRGGNKKYRALRLDVGNFSWGSECCTRKTRIIDVVYNASNNELVRTKTLVKNCIVLIDSTPYRQWYEAHYALPLGRKKGAKLTPEEEEILNKKRSKKIQKKYDERKKNAKIASILEEQFQQGKLLACIASRPGQCGRADGYVLEGKELEFYLRKIKARKGK; translated from the exons ATGG GTATCTCCAGGGACAACTGGCATAAGCGTCGCAAGACTGGGGGCAAGAGGAAGCCCTACCATAAGAAGAGGAAGTATGAGTTGGGGCGACCTCCCGCCAACACTAAA ATTGGCCCACGCCGGATTCATACCGTGAGGGTTCGTGGGGGAAATAAGAAGTACCGAGCCCTTCGGTTGGATGTCGGCAacttctcctgggggtcagaaT GCTGCACTCGCAAGACCAGAATTATTGATGTTGTGTACAACGCTTCCAACAACGAGCTGGTGCGGACCAAGACCCTGGTGAAGAACTGCATCGTGCTCATTGACAGCACCCCATACCGGCAGTGGTACGAGGCCCACTATGCCCTGCCCCTTGGACGCAAGAAGGGCGCCAAACTG ACtcctgaagaggaggaaatACTGAACAAGAAACGTTCAAAGAAGATCCAGAAAAAATATGATGAGCGAAAGAAGAATGCCAAGATAGCAAGTATTCTTGAGGAGCAGTTCCAGCAAGGAAAGCTACTTG CCTGCATTGCCTCCAGACCTGGACAGTGTGGCCGAGCCGATGGCTACGTGTTGGAAGGCAAGGAATTAGAGTTCTACTTGAGGAAGATCAAGGCCAGAAAAGGCAAATGA
- the LOC137478623 gene encoding uncharacterized protein has product MWPGRPAARRSRRPRPVGARRDAEQPRRMGRAAAGAGLGTVSLWGSLLLAAGLALEPAPPICNCSEPMDYQAFREAPLPESCCLNFTSSNITHLDWGALVGVQGLRELYLSHCSITAISNAQGVPPALEILHLSHNLLETLPGSFLENAPNLRVLYLDSNQLQELPRSFLKASSQVQEVYLGFNALTFLPASLLKPSLLQLQLSNNSWDCSCALLTSLEGWSSQVAEVICHTPEHYHGVGLQSIPRDELCRSHGLTALFICLPPLLILTSITWCFCRQKKKTNYSLQNRSQSHGTMAERSNVPVSAEPHHYNPYELPAAPSKTEKKVLLGKQVVLQPFVDPLESDRDLYEEVEIQAGSPSSSQVPSHEGQLGTPAPRAEELGSEPEVDTVSVSEVLKDSADREKIYMSQTTSYYNLVPGIELDDSDNLEYETIDLH; this is encoded by the exons ATGtggccgggccgccccgcggCGAGGCGGAGCCGGCGGCCGCGCCCGGTGGGAGCGCGACGGGACGCGGAGCAGCCCCGGAGGATGGGGCGAGCGGCGGCAG GCGCCGGGCTGGGCACCGTGTCCCTCTGGGGCAGCCTCCTGCTCGCTGCCGGCCTTGCCCTCGAGCCAGCACCGCCAATCTGCAACTGCTCGGAGCCCATGGACTACCAGGCTTTCCGGGAGGCTCCACTccctgagagctgctgcctcaacTTCACCAGCTCCAACATCACCCACCTAGACTGGGGTGCACTGGTGGGGGTGCAGGGGCTGCGGGAGCTCTACCTCTCCCACTGCAGCATCACGGCCATCAGCAACGCACAGGGAGTCCCTCCTGCCTTGGAAATCTTACACTTAAGTCACAACCTGCTGGAAACTCTCCCTGGAAGCTTTCTAGAAAATGCTCCTAATTTGAGGGTTCTTTATCTGGACAGCAACCAGCTTCAGGAGCTACCCAGGTCCTTCCTGAAAGCATCTTCCCAGGTCCAGGAGGTCTACCTGGGCTTCAATGCTCTCACCTTTCTTCCTGCCAGCCTCCTGAAGCCATCTCTGCTCCAGCTTCAGCTCTCCAACAACAGCTGGGACTGCAGCTGTGCTTTGCTAACCAGCCTGGAGGGTTGGTCCAGCCAGGTTGCCGAGGTAATCTGCCACACACCAGAGCACTACCACGGTGTGGGGCTCCAGAGCATCCCCCGGGATGAGCTGTGCCGCTCACACGGCCTCACCGCCCTCTTCATCTGCCTGCCCcctctcctcatcctcactAGCATCACTTGGTGCTTCTGCCGGCAGAAGAAAAAGACCAACTACAGCCTTCAGAACAGGTCCCAGAGCCACGGGACCATGGCAGAGAGGAGCAATGTGCCAGTGTCTGCAGAGCCCCACCACTACAACCCCTAtgagctgcctgctgcccccTCCAAGACTGAGAAGAAAGTACTGCTGGGGAAACAGGTCGTGCTCCAGCCCTTCGTGGATCCACTGGAGAGTGACAGAGACCTCTATGAGGAGGTGGAGATCCAGGCGGGATCCCCCAGCAGTTCCCAGGTACCATCCCATGAAGGGCAGCTGGGCACCCCAGCACCAAGGGCAGAGGAGTTGGGCAGTGAGCCAGAGGTGGACACTGTCAGTGTGAGTGAAGTCCTGAAGGACTCTGCTGACCGGGAGAAGATCTACATGAGTCAGACAACCAGCTATTACAACCTGGTACCTGGTATCGAGCTGGACGACTCAGACAACCTGGAGTATGAGACCATTGACCTGCACTGA